In Vicia villosa cultivar HV-30 ecotype Madison, WI unplaced genomic scaffold, Vvil1.0 ctg.003326F_1_1, whole genome shotgun sequence, a single genomic region encodes these proteins:
- the LOC131640806 gene encoding uncharacterized protein LOC131640806 yields MKKVIRDRDRGILLDAHWSESGLLIEPNGSKITSFIGALVRNAIPIICDDWRDTNLKEAKDKLWIEIQRSFNNVEDNRRKICLRLAERLLRGFRTFLTRRYLMDAKKNFVDAEYPKRYSSLIAPEEWVTFKAKRKNPKFRSRSETNRQRASGPPYPYRKGRMGYGRLEQSILTRESSSETSVLPHVLWKKARVGKDGVVKEDVQKVFEKCETLSQSISPDEGNDCRSILSRALDIPEYSGRVRDKGFGITPTSLKMKKQKAPIENCKKPCMHYKLKSAN; encoded by the exons ATGAAGAAAGTCATTCGTGATAGAGACCGAGGCATACTATTAGATGCGCATTGGAGCGAAAGTGGCCTACTAATTGAGCCTAACGGTTCAAAGATTACAAGTTTTATTGGTGCACTCGTAAGGAATGCAATTCCAATTATTTGTGATGATTGGAGAGATACAAATTTAAAAGAAGCTAAAGACAAACTTTGGATTGAGATACAG AGGAGTTTCAACAACGTGGAGGATAATAGAAGAAAAATTTGTCTCAGATTGGCCGAAAGACTACTAAGAGGGTTTAGGACTTTTTTAACTAGGAGATATCTTATGGATGCGAAGAAAAATTTTGTTGATGCAGAGTATCCAAAAAGATATAGCAGTTTGATTGCACCTGAAGAATGGGTAACGTTTAAAGcaaaacgaaaaaacccaaaattTCGGAGTAGAAGTGAAACAAATCGGCAAAGAGCATCAGGTCCCCCATATCCATACAGaaaagggcgtatgggatatgGACGCTTAGAACAGTCTATT TTAACAAGGGAGAGTAGTTCTGAAACATCTGTTCTTCCACATGTTTTGTGGAAGAAAGCCCGTGTGGGAAAGGATGGAGTTGTCAAAGAAGATGttcaaaaagtttttgaaaaatgc GAGACTCTATCTCAGTCTATATCTCCAGATGAAGGCAATGATTGCAGGAGCATACTTAGCCGCGCATTAGATATTCCTGAATATTCTGGTCGGGTGAGGGATAAGGGATTTGGAATCACTCCAACATCCTTGAAGATGAAAAAACAGAAGGCTCCTATAGAGAACTGCAAGAAACCTTGTATGCACTACAAGCTGAAGTCCGCGAATTGA